In one Prosthecochloris aestuarii DSM 271 genomic region, the following are encoded:
- the crcB gene encoding fluoride efflux transporter CrcB — translation MQERFSAVLLVGAGGFAGASARYLIAVALSSFATGFPMATMLVNVLGCFLIGMISELSLTTSLLPSELRLLLATGFCGGFTTFSSYMYEISALLKDGELFYASLYLIGSLVGGMVFLYLGMALARVWS, via the coding sequence ATGCAGGAACGTTTCTCAGCAGTCTTGCTTGTCGGGGCAGGCGGGTTTGCCGGTGCATCAGCCAGATATCTGATTGCGGTAGCTCTCTCTTCGTTCGCAACAGGGTTTCCGATGGCGACCATGCTGGTCAATGTGCTCGGCTGTTTCCTGATCGGTATGATCAGTGAGCTGTCCTTGACGACCTCCCTTCTTCCTTCGGAGCTGCGGTTGCTTCTGGCAACAGGTTTCTGCGGCGGATTTACCACGTTTTCATCGTATATGTACGAGATTTCAGCTCTGCTCAAAGATGGAGAACTGTTCTATGCTTCGCTCTACCTGATTGGCAGTCTCGTCGGCGGTATGGTCTTTCTCTATCTCGGCATGGCCCTGGCGAGAGTGTGGTCGTAA
- a CDS encoding DUF190 domain-containing protein, translating to MRFEQQQRLRIYMSEQAKYGHRPLYEHLVDEARSHGIAGATVFKGVLSFGMSGKVHTAKILELSPDLPVVIDLIDSPDMIASFLPLLETLVTDGRADARVTLEEVLSAVVGRPTA from the coding sequence ATGCGGTTTGAACAGCAGCAGCGGCTTCGCATTTACATGAGCGAACAGGCGAAATATGGTCACCGGCCGCTTTACGAGCATCTTGTCGATGAGGCCCGTTCGCACGGCATTGCCGGCGCAACTGTTTTCAAAGGGGTGCTCTCTTTCGGTATGAGCGGTAAGGTGCATACGGCAAAAATTCTGGAACTCTCTCCCGATCTTCCTGTGGTGATCGATCTGATCGACTCACCCGACATGATCGCTTCATTTCTTCCCCTTCTCGAGACCCTTGTCACTGATGGCCGGGCCGACGCGCGCGTGACGCTTGAAGAGGTTCTTTCCGCAGTCGTCGGGCGACCAACGGCATAA
- the hemL gene encoding glutamate-1-semialdehyde 2,1-aminomutase, translating to MPQLTRSAELFEKAKQFIPGGVNSPVRAFKSVGGTPIYMAKGQGAYMTDVDGNTYLDYVGSWGPFILGSMHPRITAALEHTLTKIGTSFGTPIEMEIEIAELLCQIVPSIEMVRMVNSGTEATMSAVRLARGYTSRDKIIKFEGCYHGHGDSFLIKAGSGALTLGAPDSPGVTKGTANDTLNAKYNDIESVRLLVNENKGNIAAIIIEPVAGNTGVIPAKPGFLQALRDLCTEEGIVLIFDEVMCGFRVALGGAQERYGVTPDLTTMGKIIGGGLPVGAFGGKREIMERIAPLGDVYQAGTLSGNPLALTAGLETLKILRDENPYPELERKAAFLEEGFRNNMNKLGLNYVQNRVGSMACLFFTETPVTDYDTAVTADLKKYGTYYHAMLDQGIYLAPSQFEAMFTSAVMTDEDLEKTVKANYVALQATQK from the coding sequence ATGCCTCAATTAACCAGATCAGCAGAACTCTTTGAAAAAGCAAAGCAGTTTATTCCAGGCGGCGTAAACTCCCCGGTACGTGCCTTCAAATCGGTTGGCGGCACCCCTATCTACATGGCAAAGGGCCAGGGCGCCTACATGACCGACGTTGACGGCAATACCTATCTGGATTACGTTGGCTCATGGGGACCTTTCATTCTCGGCAGCATGCACCCAAGAATCACTGCCGCACTCGAGCACACCCTGACCAAAATCGGCACCAGTTTCGGCACCCCGATTGAAATGGAAATCGAGATTGCAGAACTGCTCTGCCAGATCGTTCCGTCGATCGAAATGGTCCGCATGGTCAACAGCGGAACCGAAGCGACCATGTCTGCTGTGCGCCTTGCGCGAGGCTATACCAGCCGTGACAAAATCATCAAATTTGAAGGCTGCTACCATGGTCATGGAGACAGCTTCCTGATCAAAGCCGGCTCAGGCGCTCTGACGCTTGGCGCTCCCGACAGCCCCGGCGTCACCAAAGGCACCGCAAACGATACGCTGAACGCGAAATACAACGATATCGAATCTGTCAGACTGCTCGTCAATGAGAACAAAGGCAATATTGCTGCCATTATTATTGAACCGGTTGCAGGCAACACCGGCGTGATTCCTGCCAAGCCAGGCTTCCTGCAGGCGCTGCGCGATCTGTGTACCGAAGAGGGTATCGTGCTTATTTTCGACGAGGTCATGTGCGGCTTCCGCGTAGCGCTCGGCGGCGCTCAGGAACGTTACGGCGTCACCCCGGATCTTACCACCATGGGTAAAATCATCGGCGGCGGTCTTCCTGTCGGCGCTTTCGGCGGAAAACGTGAAATCATGGAACGCATTGCTCCGCTCGGCGATGTCTATCAGGCAGGAACACTTTCCGGCAACCCGCTCGCACTGACAGCTGGTCTGGAAACGCTCAAGATTCTGCGCGACGAAAACCCTTACCCGGAACTCGAAAGAAAAGCAGCGTTCCTCGAAGAGGGCTTCCGCAACAACATGAACAAGCTCGGCCTGAACTACGTACAGAACCGCGTCGGATCCATGGCATGTCTCTTCTTCACCGAAACTCCGGTTACCGACTACGATACCGCGGTCACTGCGGACCTGAAAAAGTACGGCACCTACTACCATGCCATGCTCGATCAGGGCATCTACCTCGCACCATCGCAGTTTGAAGCGATGTTCACCAGCGCAGTCATGACCGACGAGGATCTTGAGAAAACCGTCAAGGCCAACTACGTCGCACTCCAGGCTACCCAGAAGTAA
- the recO gene encoding DNA repair protein RecO: protein MLVKTRGVILKEIKFRDQSKICPVFTEHFGKISVILKGVRNPKNKLSGVFSTGNMVELVIYKKQNRDLHLVSDALLLQSPMSARPDMERFTTIYQLIETLKQVTGSEEPHPVLFRFLAATIEELCKPERDYQLVLAWFLIRLVTVLGFEPELEQCVISGEPLIPAAEAMAPDENLYFLFDPGGIAFAGPSALIRSEKRALPALSFRLLRWLSRQNIDALPDIRIPEEHPRRLCELLQDYCAVHIDHNPPVRNRRIISQIRPDNT from the coding sequence GTGCTCGTCAAAACAAGGGGCGTTATCCTCAAAGAGATCAAATTCAGGGACCAATCGAAGATCTGCCCTGTTTTCACCGAACATTTCGGAAAAATCTCGGTTATCCTCAAAGGCGTACGAAACCCCAAAAACAAACTCTCGGGAGTGTTCAGCACAGGCAACATGGTCGAGCTTGTCATCTACAAAAAACAGAACCGCGACCTGCACCTTGTCAGCGACGCGCTGCTCTTGCAAAGCCCGATGAGCGCCAGGCCCGATATGGAACGCTTTACCACAATCTATCAGCTCATTGAAACACTGAAGCAGGTGACCGGCAGCGAGGAGCCTCATCCCGTGCTGTTCAGATTTCTGGCAGCTACGATTGAAGAGCTGTGCAAACCCGAAAGGGACTATCAGTTAGTGCTCGCCTGGTTTCTGATCCGCCTTGTCACCGTTCTCGGCTTTGAGCCGGAGCTCGAACAATGCGTCATCTCCGGCGAACCGCTCATCCCTGCTGCCGAAGCCATGGCTCCCGATGAAAATCTCTACTTCCTTTTTGACCCTGGCGGCATCGCATTTGCTGGCCCCTCCGCTTTGATCAGATCGGAGAAAAGGGCTCTTCCCGCACTCTCCTTCCGGCTGTTGCGCTGGCTGTCGCGCCAGAACATCGACGCACTGCCCGACATCCGCATCCCCGAAGAACATCCTCGCCGCCTTTGCGAACTCCTGCAGGACTACTGCGCTGTTCATATTGATCATAACCCGCCTGTCAGAAACCGCCGCATCATCTCCCAGATCCGTCCGGACAACACCTGA
- a CDS encoding FmdB family zinc ribbon protein, which yields MPTYQYRCRKCGYEQEVFQRMSDDSLTKCTKCGAEEFERVISAEGGFMLKGSGFYKTDYNKSSCESASSGSCSTGNCPLAQ from the coding sequence ATGCCAACCTACCAGTATCGTTGCAGAAAATGTGGTTATGAGCAGGAGGTATTTCAGCGTATGTCGGATGATTCGCTGACAAAATGTACCAAATGCGGTGCTGAGGAATTTGAACGGGTGATCAGTGCCGAAGGTGGATTTATGCTGAAAGGCTCAGGCTTCTATAAAACCGATTACAACAAGAGCAGCTGTGAAAGCGCCTCTTCAGGCTCATGTTCGACAGGCAACTGCCCGCTTGCCCAGTAA
- a CDS encoding OstA-like protein, protein MKTQQKRIFLPLILVFTLLLPVIPGLKHNTACAEKKKIILKQANSLAGGEERSPITGKLETVRSVSGNVVFEHNDILLRCNKATEFSESNLISLEGGLSILSPSFDIRSNRGIYYPLSDTAKLLDNVRGKTQKSGLTFKASKADIDNRNNRIRLITNAVAWHDTQQLSGDTIMVQLSKGKKRVESITVTGRAFLAFRDSVQQDPGLYNQISGETMVISLDREQNLSRIDVNTQAELLYHTFENETPSGVNYTSGNSIVMQFADNALQRVMAYRNVNGKQYPASMRSQSGINLPGFRIRDEEKPVL, encoded by the coding sequence ATGAAAACACAACAAAAAAGGATTTTCCTTCCGCTTATTCTGGTGTTCACCCTGTTGCTTCCGGTCATTCCGGGACTGAAGCATAATACGGCCTGCGCCGAAAAAAAGAAAATAATTTTAAAGCAGGCAAACTCCCTGGCCGGAGGCGAAGAACGCTCCCCGATCACCGGAAAGCTTGAAACCGTTCGCTCGGTATCGGGCAATGTGGTGTTCGAGCACAACGATATCCTTCTTCGCTGTAATAAAGCGACGGAGTTTTCGGAAAGCAACCTTATCTCGCTCGAAGGCGGCCTGTCTATCCTGAGCCCGTCATTTGACATCCGGAGCAACCGGGGCATCTACTACCCTCTGTCGGATACAGCAAAACTTCTGGACAACGTCAGAGGCAAAACGCAGAAAAGCGGCCTGACCTTCAAAGCATCGAAAGCCGACATAGATAACCGCAACAACCGCATCCGGCTTATCACGAACGCCGTTGCCTGGCACGACACACAACAGCTCAGCGGCGACACGATCATGGTACAGCTTTCAAAAGGCAAGAAACGCGTCGAGTCAATTACCGTAACAGGCAGAGCGTTTCTTGCTTTTCGCGACAGCGTGCAACAGGATCCCGGCCTCTATAATCAGATCAGCGGGGAAACGATGGTGATCTCACTCGACAGGGAGCAGAACCTTTCACGCATCGATGTCAACACGCAGGCGGAACTTCTCTACCATACTTTTGAAAACGAAACACCCTCAGGCGTGAACTATACGAGCGGAAATAGCATTGTCATGCAGTTTGCCGACAACGCCCTGCAGCGGGTGATGGCCTATCGCAATGTTAACGGCAAGCAGTATCCCGCTTCGATGCGCAGCCAGAGCGGCATCAACCTTCCGGGATTCCGGATCAGGGATGAAGAAAAACCGGTATTATGA
- a CDS encoding UDP-N-acetyl glucosamine 2-epimerase — MKKILLASGDNSGLLRTLPLYRRLQASTSCEAVIAGATGPHEEDLSSLFEISDSFITIAVGQGSVVEKTALALTGFADIMVREKPDLVIVAGENDISLAAALSSSRLGLPYASLEAGMRSYNRNAPREANRRLIDAAADMMFVSEHSGTYNLISEGSDEERIFFVGNMLIDALALKIADSNSSSIIQELGYTSKQYALVRLECLPAVDTLEAIRKVERLVGVIAATHPVLLQLAPDVNALIEQHAMLSAFTSIDGVTVRPPAGYVDQLRLIKDAVFILTDTRDMQAEATVMKVPCLTMSSDTTSPASIEIGTNMLVGTEEDDILMRIQDALEGKLAKHAKIPEKWDGAAAQRVVEVLEKVLAG, encoded by the coding sequence GTGAAAAAAATTCTTTTGGCATCCGGAGACAATTCCGGTCTGCTGCGCACTCTTCCACTCTACCGTAGATTACAGGCCAGTACAAGCTGTGAGGCGGTCATCGCCGGAGCAACCGGCCCTCATGAAGAGGACCTTTCTTCACTGTTCGAGATATCGGATTCGTTTATCACAATAGCGGTTGGCCAAGGTTCGGTCGTCGAAAAGACTGCATTGGCCCTGACCGGTTTTGCCGATATCATGGTCCGTGAAAAACCCGACCTGGTCATCGTTGCAGGCGAAAATGACATATCTCTTGCAGCAGCACTCTCCTCTTCCCGTCTCGGTCTTCCTTATGCAAGTCTCGAAGCCGGTATGCGCAGTTACAACCGGAACGCTCCGCGAGAAGCAAACCGTCGCCTTATCGATGCCGCCGCTGATATGATGTTTGTCAGCGAACACAGCGGGACCTACAATCTGATCAGCGAAGGATCCGACGAAGAGCGGATATTCTTTGTCGGAAACATGCTTATCGATGCGCTGGCGTTGAAGATCGCCGATTCCAACAGTTCGTCCATCATTCAGGAACTCGGCTATACATCCAAGCAGTACGCTCTGGTGCGTCTCGAATGTTTGCCAGCGGTTGACACCCTCGAAGCGATCAGGAAGGTAGAACGCCTTGTCGGTGTCATCGCCGCAACGCATCCTGTACTTCTGCAGCTTGCGCCCGACGTCAATGCGCTCATAGAGCAGCATGCAATGCTCTCAGCCTTCACCTCAATCGACGGTGTGACCGTCAGACCTCCGGCAGGCTATGTTGACCAGCTTCGACTGATCAAGGACGCCGTGTTCATTCTGACCGACACCCGCGATATGCAGGCCGAAGCCACCGTCATGAAAGTTCCATGTCTAACCATGAGCAGCGACACCACAAGCCCCGCTTCCATCGAAATCGGCACCAACATGCTCGTCGGTACAGAAGAGGACGATATTCTCATGCGTATCCAGGATGCCCTTGAAGGCAAACTCGCAAAGCACGCGAAAATCCCGGAAAAATGGGACGGTGCAGCCGCTCAGCGAGTCGTCGAGGTGCTGGAAAAGGTGTTGGCCGGGTAA
- a CDS encoding class I SAM-dependent methyltransferase: MKLKEIVPWGRSFCEYRDMFLLTDDDLQRRILGCGDGPAAFNAELTETGGSVVSVDPVYRFSADEIHSGVDDARSQIVSEVTKNVENYIWDSIRDVDHLVETRMAAMELFFNDFEQGKSSGRYVEASLPELPFENNVFDLALCSHFLFLYSDHVSLEQHILSMKELCRVAREVRVYPLVTLDGKRSPHIEPVVSDLRSDGFDVSFENVRYRFQKGAEEMIVVA; this comes from the coding sequence ATGAAACTGAAAGAAATCGTTCCCTGGGGGCGGTCGTTCTGCGAGTACCGCGATATGTTTTTGCTGACCGATGACGACCTGCAACGGCGTATCCTCGGTTGCGGCGACGGCCCGGCAGCTTTTAATGCTGAACTGACAGAAACCGGCGGGAGCGTTGTCTCGGTTGATCCAGTCTATCGCTTCAGTGCCGATGAGATCCATTCAGGGGTCGATGATGCCCGGTCTCAAATCGTCTCCGAAGTCACGAAAAACGTTGAAAACTACATTTGGGATTCGATACGCGATGTCGATCATCTCGTCGAGACGAGAATGGCTGCGATGGAGCTGTTTTTCAACGACTTTGAACAGGGAAAAAGTTCCGGTCGATATGTCGAGGCATCGCTTCCGGAGCTTCCCTTTGAAAACAATGTTTTCGATCTGGCCCTCTGCTCCCATTTCCTCTTTCTTTACAGCGACCATGTCAGCCTCGAACAGCATATCCTTTCCATGAAAGAACTCTGCCGCGTTGCCAGGGAGGTGCGGGTCTATCCCCTCGTGACGCTTGACGGGAAACGTTCGCCCCATATCGAACCGGTCGTGTCGGACCTGAGGAGTGACGGGTTCGACGTTTCGTTTGAGAACGTCAGGTACCGGTTTCAGAAAGGGGCGGAGGAGATGATTGTGGTGGCATAG
- a CDS encoding radical SAM protein, which produces MRIEEILKKRRSGESLSRAELVYLLGLPTDALETYMVMAEANRLSTKLSGGKAEVHAQYALNLAPCSCDCLFCSFAKINDIFHEATELTVEQAVAHARRFEADGANAVFIMSTAGYPFERFIEVGGEIRRNLHPGTTLIANVGDQSVKRARMLRDAGFTGVYHALRLREGTDSTLSPEKRKESIRNFQEAGLEVGTCVEPVGPEHTNEELAEMIEFTASFNPAYSGAARRIPIPGTAMAKRGIISELRMAQIVAVTRLGMPDSVTGNCTHEPCTLGAIAGGNLFWAEVGANPRDVEEKTEEGRGETVNSCRAIFHESDLDVLDGPSRFYNRKR; this is translated from the coding sequence ATGCGTATCGAGGAAATACTGAAGAAAAGACGTTCGGGTGAATCGCTTTCCAGGGCGGAACTGGTCTATCTGCTGGGTCTGCCGACGGATGCGCTTGAAACCTACATGGTCATGGCCGAGGCGAACCGCCTTTCGACGAAGCTATCCGGAGGCAAGGCGGAAGTTCACGCGCAGTATGCCCTCAATCTCGCGCCCTGTTCCTGCGACTGCCTCTTCTGCTCCTTTGCGAAGATCAACGATATTTTTCACGAGGCTACGGAACTGACGGTCGAGCAGGCGGTTGCCCATGCCCGCCGGTTCGAAGCAGACGGAGCCAACGCGGTGTTCATCATGTCGACTGCCGGGTATCCGTTCGAGCGGTTTATCGAGGTGGGCGGGGAAATCAGGAGGAACCTGCATCCCGGCACGACCCTGATCGCCAACGTCGGAGACCAGTCGGTGAAGCGTGCCAGGATGCTCCGCGATGCGGGTTTCACAGGCGTGTATCACGCTCTGCGGCTGCGGGAAGGAACCGACAGCACGCTTTCGCCCGAAAAGAGGAAAGAGAGCATCCGCAACTTCCAGGAAGCCGGTCTTGAGGTCGGCACCTGCGTCGAGCCGGTGGGGCCGGAGCACACGAATGAGGAACTGGCCGAAATGATCGAATTTACGGCATCCTTCAACCCGGCCTACAGCGGTGCTGCCCGGCGTATTCCGATTCCAGGAACGGCAATGGCCAAACGCGGCATCATCAGCGAACTGCGCATGGCCCAGATCGTCGCCGTCACGCGCCTCGGGATGCCTGATTCCGTTACAGGCAATTGCACGCATGAACCCTGTACGCTCGGCGCAATCGCCGGAGGGAATCTCTTCTGGGCGGAGGTCGGCGCCAATCCCCGCGATGTGGAGGAAAAGACCGAGGAGGGACGGGGTGAAACCGTGAACAGTTGCCGTGCGATCTTTCATGAAAGCGACCTCGATGTCCTCGACGGCCCGTCGCGCTTCTACAACAGGAAGAGATAG